CGGTGGTCGAGATGGCCGTCTACCAGATCATGACGGACTTCCTCGGTCTGCCGGCCAGTGATGGGTGCGACCTCGTGAAGACCGACTTCATGGGCGAACACCTGAAGCGGTTCGAATCCTGAAGCGAACCAAACGAAACAGGAGTAGTCGTGAGATGATCAAATATCGCCTTCTGGCAGGCACGGCGATCGTCGCCGCTGCCGCTCTGGGATCGTCGCAGGCCTTCGCCTTCGACGAGCTCAACTGGAGCTGGGACCTCGATGTGGATACCGACATCACCCAGCAATTCACCTTCGCGGCCGATCTGGAGCCGAGCGGCCTCGTCGTGGTCGAGGATTGGCAGATCCACATCGGCGACGTGACTGCCACGTCGCTCGTCACCGACGTGACCAACAATCAGCCCGCGGGCGAAGGCGGCACCGTCGCAGTGCCTCTGACCCTGACTCTGACCGGCGAAGCCTCCGCCACCGGCGACACCACACTCGAAGCCCTCGCCGATGCGCAGGTCACCGATTCCGAGGACAACGTTCTCGCGGACGTGTCGGACACCATCAACAACTCGGGTATCGATCCGGCCGGCGACTTCACCGGTACGGCCGACTTCATCGTCGAAGTCGAGATCCCCGGCGAGGCGATGGCCTTCGACGCGACCGTGGAACTGCCCGAGGTCGTCAGTGCCGCGGTGGCCGTCGGCAACAACGCCAACATCACCAGTGCGGTGAAGACCGATGTGCACGACACGCAGATCCTCTTCAACGCGGACGAGGACGAGCCGCTGGGGAGCTTCACCGTGACGGAGGAGAAGACGACCACGAGCCAGTCCGAAATGGACAGCTCCTCCGAGTCTTGGGACCTCGCCAAGACGGCGTCGCTCGGCGGATCCTTCAATTGGGACTACGCAGCCAACGAGTCCGCAAGCGAAACGAGTTCGGCGACCTGGAACAGCTCGCATGACCTGAACGCCGACTTCGCGAAGACCGCCTCGCTCGACGCCGAGGGAACGGCCGACTTCGAGGGCACCTTCGACGCCGACCTGGAGAAGAACTTGAAGTTCGCCAGCCTTACGGCAAACGCGACCGGCGAGTTCGACGGCACGGCCGACTTCGAAGCCACAGCCGACCTGACCGCCGAAGGCACACTGTCGGCCTCGGAAACCGCTTCCTCGACCTCCGAGAACGCGGCCAACTTCGAGTCCACGACGGCGGCCAGCCTGGCCCTGGAGGGGAGCAAGACCTGGGCATTCAACCAGGCTTCGGAGGCTGCGTCCTCCAACAGTTTCGAAACGGAGACGATGACCCACAGCATGTCCGTCGAAACCGACGGGGATCTCTACGCTCTCTACGCCGCCGGCTCCCTTTGGGGTCACCTGCTGCACGAGGGCGTGAACACCGGGTTGGCAACCACGTTGACCCTGATGACCGCCGCGGCCTTGGGCGGCCTGGAGCAAGCGGAAATCTCCGCCGACTCCCAGGTCTACAACATCCTGAACGCCTCGGTGGACAGCTCGGCGGCGGCGATCGGCAACAACAAGTCGATCACGGTCGACGCAGCGACCCCGGACGACGCGGCTCTGCTCGCCGACGTCAACCAGTTCGCCTACGCCAACATCACCGCCAACTCCCAGGTCGGCGGTGTCACGGTCGACAACTACATCAAGCTCGGGCAGATCGACCGCGCCCTGGTCAACTCCAGCGCAACGGCGATCGGCAACAACCTGAACGTTTCCGTCTCCTCGCCGCTCAGCCCGAACGGCGACGAGTAAGTGCCAACCTGACCTTCGAGGGAAGCCGGCAAGCCGGCTTCCCTCATTTCCTTTGGACCCCTTGCCTGTCACCGTTTCACGGAAAGGGACATAACCATGACGAAGCTCACCAGAACGGCCGCCGCCGGCGTCACGATCTCGCCGGTCCCGCTGCTTCTAGCGGCACTGATCCTGACGATCCCGCCCGCAGCCGCGCAGATGTACGAGCGCCCCTTCGGCTTTGCCGGGCGCGACCGCGCCTCGCTGGCGGTCATCATGAAGCAGGCGGAAAGCGGTATGTTCGACAACAGCGGCAGGACCTCGTCCGGCAGCAGCGGTCTCGACTACAACGTGACCAATCTGATCTGCGGCGGCGACTCGGGTACCGCGAACGCCGACGCCAACTCGGCCTGCGTGATCCTGAACAACTCGACCGGCAACGTCGGCGCCGATCAGGACGCGATCGGCGATCAGGGCGCCAGCTCCGACGTCGACTCGACGCAGAACAATCAAGGCGACGGCAGCCTCTCGAACGCGCTGAACGATCTGAACGGCGGCAGCGATTCCGCCGGCGGGGACGGCGATCCATCGTCCGTCCAATAGATCCGAAACGTTCCTTCGGCAGGCCAAGGGCGAGACGGTGAAAGCCGTCTCGCCCTTTTACTTTAGCTGGGACTGCATTACGAATCCTGCCCCACGCCCGGCATCGCTCCAAGCCTTGAAAAGGGAGGCTGCGAAAGAGTGGCGGGCGACGCCTTGTTTTAGCGGGCGCCTGCGGCCCTCTGCGCGCCGAGCGGCGCTCGGACGCCTTGCGGCACCTCCGCCGGCCCGCCCTGGTCGTTGCCTTCGCAGACCATCATGGAGACCGGCGCAGCCATCCCCGGCAGACACGCCGGGCGCACACTGCAACGCTTACCCGAAACGCTCTCCTGCCGAGCCGCCGCCGTCTGAAACGCGCCCGGTGTTGCACCTGATGGCGCATCTGATGTCACACTTGGTGGCGACGAGGGCGCGGGCGCCGGAGGGCCGCTGAATTCGCGCGGCAGCGGACGGGGTGCCGAAAGCGGCATGTCCGCCGGCTTCGGGCTCCGGTCGAGGCTTTCGAACCGCCAGTCGGACTCGCCCCAGACGCCTGCCGCCCTGGCCCCGTCGCCGGCACCCCTGGAACCATCCTGTTCGACGCGCAGCCCGGCCAAGCGCGCGGTGCAGCTTGGCGAGACCTGATCGTCCAGTCTGGAGAGAGCCTGTTGAATCTGCGCGCCGGGAGCGGTCGCGCCCTCCGGCGCTCCAGCACCGCCGCCGATCGCGGAGCTCAGGACGTTGGTCGCGATACCGGCGATGGTAAGTGCCACGCAGCCAGATAGGGCAATCGTCGAAACGGCCAGAGTCGAAACCAGCAGAAGTTGTCGAAATCCTTGCGTCATGCCGGTCAGTTTCGCTTGGGTCGCAAGCGAGATCACCTGTCTGTCCGGCTCCTCGCTCTACTCCCTGTAGAACGGCTTTTTTCCCAAGGGGGTATCTGGCCAGAAAGAGGTAGATCGTAAGAAACGGTGGATCGAACTATCCAAATGATCAATTATAAAATCAAACAAGTGACAGGTCTGAATTTTGTCACAGCGCCAAAGAAGACATGAACTTCACTTGAAGAGTTGCTCCGGCGGCGCTCGTTTGACGAGTTTCTAAGACAACTAAAAAAGAAGAACTCTCAAACGCGTGGGGCAAGCGGGGAGGAAACGATGCGCGCGATAATCGCCGACGACCATCCCATGGTGCGCGATGCGACAGCATCCTTGCTGCGCGACCGCTATGGAGCAGAGGCCGATATCCGTCGTGTCGGCACCTATGACGCCCTTCTGTTGGCTTTGGAGATGGGACGTACGGATCTTATCGTCGTCGATCTGGACATGCCCGATCTCAGTCCGTCTCATAATCTCACGACCGTGACTCGCAAGTCGGGGGAAGTCCCGCTGATCGTCTTCTCCTCGTCCCGCGCAGTCTCCGTTATCCGCTCGGCCAGACAACAGGGTGCCCACGGTTATGTCTGCAAGGCGGACTCGCCCGACACCTTGCTCGCGGCGCTGGAAACGGTCCTGGCGGGGGGAGAGTTCTTCCCCGATGAGCTGACGGCCGCAAGCGAAGCCTTCGCGCGCTTCCTGCCGAACGAAGCCGCGTTGCACGCCGCAAGCGCAGAGGGCTGCTCCGCACCGGGGGCCAAGGACAGGCCGGAACTGCCGCCCCTGACACCGCGGCAGCAAGAGATTCTGCACTGCCTCGGCCTCGGTCTTGCGAACAAGGAGATCGGTCGCCGGCTGGGAATTTCGGATTCCACGGTGAAGGTGCACATGCACGGCCTGTTCGAACGCCTGGGTGTACAGAACCGCACCCAAGCGGCGCTGCTGGCCCGGCGTTGCGAAGGCGAAAAGGACCGGGACGATCCGGCCAAAGACAGCGCTCCTGGCGACCTCGCCTCTCCGCCCCTGTCCCGCTGACTGCCAATCCAGAGAGGGGACTCCGCCCCCCGATTCCGCAAGCCGTCACGAAGCTGTGTCGAGGGCGGCATGAAAGCGTCATACAGCCGCAATGGAGTCGTGATTTACCGCCGTTAGCTTGCCGCCTTCGGTCGTATGGCGTCAAACAAGGGAGGCGGAGATGCAACTCACGCGAAGGATCGGCGGCTTGGTCGCCGCGAGTTTTCTGCTTGCGGCGCCGAGCGCACTCGCCGCGGAGGCCGTCAAGTTCGAGGCCAAACTGGTAGGTCATGCCGCCTTGCCGGCCAGCACCTTCGTCCCGGCGCCGGCCGACGCGCCCAGCCTCTTCCACACCTCCGGCAAGTTCACCGGGCCGGAGAACCTGCGCGACGAAAGCCTCTACACGCGCGAGGGCCAGACCTGGCTGTCCGATCCGGCCGCGCCGCGCATGACCGGCCTGTTCCTGCCTTTCACCGGCCAGCCGATCCAGGGCTTTTCCGGCATCAAGACACTCGGCGGCGGGGAATTCCTGGTCCTGATCGACAATGGCTTCGGCAACAAGGCGAACTCGCCCGACGCGATGCTGATGGCCCTGCGCGTCAAGCCGGACTTCGAGAGCGGACGTGTTGAACTGCTCGAGACCATCTTTCTGCGCGACCCTGACGGGGTGGTGCCCTTCCGGATCGTCACGGAGGCGACCGACACGCGCTACCTGACGGGAGGCGATTTCGATCTCGAGGGCATTCAGCCGGTCGGCGATCTGATCTGGTTCGGCGACGAGTTCGGCCCCTACATCTTCGCCACCGATCTGGAAGGCCGCGTCGTACGCTTTCTCGAGACCGAGGTGGAGGGCGAGATCGTCAAGTCGCCGGACCACTACAGCCTGAGCTTGCCCGCCACGCCTGATGGAGCGGTCGACTTCCGGGTCCGCCGCAGCCGCGGCTTCGAGGGCATGGCTCAGACCATGGACGGCCGCTTTCTACGCCCGATGTTCGAGGCCCCGCTCTGGGATGCCGAAGCCGGCGATTGGGAACGTCAGAACGGCCAACAGGTGCTGCGGATCATCGAACTGGACGTCGAGACCGGCGAATTCACCGACAACCAGTGGCGCTACACCCTGGAGGCCGACGGCCACAACATCGGCGATTTCAACATGATCAGCGAGACCTTGGCGCTGGTGATCGAACGCGACGGCAACGAGGGCGATCCGCGCCTGGGCTGCAATGGGGCCGTGGCACCCGATTGCTTCAACGCACCGGCCCAGTTCAAACGGGTCTACCTGGTCGACTTCGGCCAGACCGACGCCCAGGGCAACGTGGCCAAACTCGGCTACGTCGATCTGCTAGACATCGCCGACCCCGACGGCGTCGCCCTCGGCGGAACGATCGACGGCGTCTTCACCTTCCCCTTTGTGACCATCGAAGACGTGGATCTGGTCGACGACCGCCACATCATCGTGGCCAACGACAACAACCTGCCCTTCTCCACCGGTCGCGAGATCGGAACGGCCGACAACAACGAATTCATCCTGTTGGAAGTCGCCGACCTGCTGGCACCCCTGCGCTGAGATCCGGGTTCCTCCGCGAAGGGTCGGTGGGTGGTCGTAGGGCCGCCTGACCGGCCGGTCGGCGGTTTCGCTCTCGAAGGGTTTCGCTCTCGAAGACCGCCGGTGCCGGCCTTACTCCGCCGCCTGCTCTTCTCCGGCCTGAGCCGCGAAGATCGAGGTGTAGCCTTTCGACCAGTCGGGCGGTACCTGGCCGGGTCGCGGATCGTGATGCGCCCAGCGCACCGCCTCGCCACGCAGGAGCGCCCGGTCGTTTCGGGAGCGCGAGGGATTGGCCGTGTAGGCAAAGGCATCGGCCGAGGTGTAGGCGTTGAGCAGCAACGGTCGTGCGGTCGAACTGCGCGCCGGCTCGGAAGCGTGAACGCTGCGGCAATTATGCACGGTGATGGAACCGGCTGACCCGGCCAGCACCTGGGCTTGGCTGGTGTCGAGACCGGCGGCATCCGCGTCACTCAGACACCCCGTCCAGGTCCCGGCCGCGTCGTAGTGGTCGTAGAGCGGCCCGTCGTGGCTGCCCGGCAGCACGATAAGCGGTCCGTCGTCCGCTGCGACATCGGTCAGGTAGGTGCCAATGGTCAGCGGGCTGTAGTTGGTATGGGGATAGAAGGGAGCATCCTGGTGCCAGCGAACGGCGTTGGCCGTCGGATCGGAATCCGCCCATTTGAAGTTCAGTTTCGAATGGTGAAAGGCGACGTTCGGCCCGACCAGGTCGGCCGCGACGTCCGCCAACAAACCGCAAGCGAAATCCCAGTAAGCCTTGTCCTGAGCGTCCGGCGTCTTGAGGCGGCGGACGCGGGGCGCATCGGCGCAGTGTCCCGGTGCCAGATCATAGACACCGTCGCTTTCGCGTCGCTCCCGGCTCTTCTCGACGAAGGCCGCGGTGACACGGTTCAGGCCGGCGATGGTCTCGGCATCGATCAGCTCGTCAACCAGCAGATAACCTTTCTCAAGGTAAAAGGCACGCTGGTCCTGGCTCAGAACGCGTGGTGGGCAGGCGAGGATCTCTTCGGGCTGCATCGCTTTTTTTC
The window above is part of the Algihabitans albus genome. Proteins encoded here:
- a CDS encoding LuxR C-terminal-related transcriptional regulator — protein: MRAIIADDHPMVRDATASLLRDRYGAEADIRRVGTYDALLLALEMGRTDLIVVDLDMPDLSPSHNLTTVTRKSGEVPLIVFSSSRAVSVIRSARQQGAHGYVCKADSPDTLLAALETVLAGGEFFPDELTAASEAFARFLPNEAALHAASAEGCSAPGAKDRPELPPLTPRQQEILHCLGLGLANKEIGRRLGISDSTVKVHMHGLFERLGVQNRTQAALLARRCEGEKDRDDPAKDSAPGDLASPPLSR
- a CDS encoding esterase-like activity of phytase family protein, coding for MQLTRRIGGLVAASFLLAAPSALAAEAVKFEAKLVGHAALPASTFVPAPADAPSLFHTSGKFTGPENLRDESLYTREGQTWLSDPAAPRMTGLFLPFTGQPIQGFSGIKTLGGGEFLVLIDNGFGNKANSPDAMLMALRVKPDFESGRVELLETIFLRDPDGVVPFRIVTEATDTRYLTGGDFDLEGIQPVGDLIWFGDEFGPYIFATDLEGRVVRFLETEVEGEIVKSPDHYSLSLPATPDGAVDFRVRRSRGFEGMAQTMDGRFLRPMFEAPLWDAEAGDWERQNGQQVLRIIELDVETGEFTDNQWRYTLEADGHNIGDFNMISETLALVIERDGNEGDPRLGCNGAVAPDCFNAPAQFKRVYLVDFGQTDAQGNVAKLGYVDLLDIADPDGVALGGTIDGVFTFPFVTIEDVDLVDDRHIIVANDNNLPFSTGREIGTADNNEFILLEVADLLAPLR
- a CDS encoding phytanoyl-CoA dioxygenase family protein, producing the protein MQPEEILACPPRVLSQDQRAFYLEKGYLLVDELIDAETIAGLNRVTAAFVEKSRERRESDGVYDLAPGHCADAPRVRRLKTPDAQDKAYWDFACGLLADVAADLVGPNVAFHHSKLNFKWADSDPTANAVRWHQDAPFYPHTNYSPLTIGTYLTDVAADDGPLIVLPGSHDGPLYDHYDAAGTWTGCLSDADAAGLDTSQAQVLAGSAGSITVHNCRSVHASEPARSSTARPLLLNAYTSADAFAYTANPSRSRNDRALLRGEAVRWAHHDPRPGQVPPDWSKGYTSIFAAQAGEEQAAE